GACTAAAAACGGCAATGTCAATCCCATTGTACAGGGTACTCACCTTGGAAAACGACCACCAGTACTAGTGTCTTTTACTTCTACTGCAACTGCTTATGCTATCTGTCAAATTACTTGAATCAATGATATTGCTGTTTTGTTTTCTCTTTTCAGAGAGAAGAATAGCATTGTTCCTCAGTGCAATCGGACAGAAGTTCCTATCTATGTACCGATCATGTGGAACCTACATTGCCTTTCTGACTATTCTTGTTAGTGTTTACCTGATGAGACCGAATTATATCTCATTTGGGTACATATTTCTCCTTCTCGTTTGGATAATTGGAAGACAACTTGTTGAGAGAACAAAAAAGCGCCTGTGGTTCCCATTAAAAGCATATTCAATTATGGTATTCATATTTATCTATAGCTTGAGCAGCTTCCCCAGCATTGAGGCTTGGTTGTCCAGGTTGATAGACCTTAAATTTTATCTGGGGTATGAGTCAAAAGCTTCATGTTTGGAAAATGTTTGGGAGTCCCTAGCAGTCTTGATTGTGATGCAACTTTACAGCTATGAGAGGAGGCAGAGTAGGTACAACAGGTCAGATGGTCCTGATTTGACAGAGTTTGGAGTGCTTGGGTTCGTAAAGCGGTTTCTCATTTGGCACAGCAACAAGATCTTGTTTATTGCATTTTTCTATGCATCTTTATCTCCAATTAGTGCATCTAGCTTTTTGTATCTCCTTGGCCTTGTTATCTGTTCAACTTTACCTAAAGCTTCACGAATTCCGTCTAAATCATTCTTGGCATACACAGGATTTCTAGTAACAGCTGAGTATCTTTTTCAGATGTTGGGTAGCCAGGCAGCAATGTTTCCTGGACAAAAGCACTATAATATTTCTCTTCTTTTGGGTTTCCGTGAGTTTAAACCTGGTTTTTGGGGTCTAGAATCTGGATTGAGAGGAAAAGTTCTTGTGATTGCTGCATGCACCCTTCAGTATAATGTTTTCCACTGGTTGGAGAGGATGCCAAGTACTATTCTAAGCAAAGGAATGGGAGAGCCTTGTCCACTGTTTCTGTCAGCAGAAGATACAAATATCAGTGCTACCATCCCTAGTGAGGATAACAGGCCATCAACCTCATTTTCTGTGAAGCAAGAAGGGGCGAGAAGCCATTCATGGCCATTTTTCTCCCCTAGTCTGTTGCATTCACATAATCCCTCATCCCCAAAAGCAGGAACTTCTAAGGGTAGTAGCAGTGGCAAATATTCATTTGGATACATTTGGGGAAGCACCAAGGAGAGTCATAAGTGGAACAAGAAAAGGATCCTTGCCTTGCAAAAGGAGAGATTTGAAACACAAAAGCTCATCTCAAAAATCTATATTAAATTCTGGTTGGAGAATATGTTCAATCTCTTTGGTCTTGAGATAAACATGATTGCCCTACTTCTTGCAAGCTTTGCTTTGTTGAATGCCATATCTATGCTATACATTGCATTGCTTGCTGCTTGTATTATTTTGAATCGGCAGATTATACGTAAGTTATGGCCAACGTTCGTCTTCCTGTTTGCGTCCATTCTCATTCTTGAGTACTTTGCCATCTGGAAGAGTACATGGCCTCCAAATCATCCTGATGCAACTAATCCATGTTGCCATGATTGCTGGAATAACTCAACCATGTATTTCAGTTACTGCATGTACTGCTGGTTAGGTATTACTCTCTTAGCCGTGTTTTACTTACACACTGAAATATACATGTTTATGTGCCCATAGACACTACATCAAGGTTGAGTTTTTAAACACTAGCCTTTGAAAATGCAATGTTGTTCTGAGATACTCGGTTATCCTTTAACTTTGACTTATTGGAAATAGTATTGGTGGTAGTTAATATTTTAGTATGTTTACTGCCCCGTTGCTTGGATTGGTCTCAAATTGAAAATGCTGTTTATGTTTTTCCCTGACCTTATATCTTGTTTGTTTAGTTTTGAACTTTTGATTGTTGTGGAGCCAATGCACTTTACTTTATGTTACTAATGGGTGTTCTGCTTCTGTGATAGGACTTAATGTTGATGATCCCAGAATGCTTATAAGCTATTTTATAGTCTTCATGCTTGCTTGTTTCAAACTTCGTGCTGATCATTTGTCCAGCTTCTCAGGCTCATCAACGTACCGTGAGATGATATCTCAATGTAAAAATACATTTGTGTGGAGAGACCTCTCTTTTGAAACTAAAAGCATGTGGACTTTCCTTGATTATGTGAGGCTTTACTGCTATTGCCATCTACTGGATCTTGTGCTTGCCTTGGTTTTGATTACTGGAACTATTGAGTATGACATTCTGCACCTTGGTTATCTTGCTTTTGCGCTGGTTTTCTTTCGGGTTAGACTTGAAATACTAAAGAAAAGGAACAAGATGTTCAAGTACTTGCGCATTTATAATTTTGCTCTCATTGTTCTCTCTCTTGCATATCAATCACCTTTTGTGGGTTGTTCTGGGAAGTGTGAGAACGTAGATTACATGTTTGAGATGATTGGCTTTTATAAATATGACTATGGGTTTAAGATAACTGCAAGATCAGCTCTCGTGGAAATTATCATATTTATGCTGGTATCACTTCAGTCATATATGTTTTCCTCTAAAGAGTTTGATCATGTGTCTCGATATCTTGAAGCCGAACAAATTGGTATGATTGTGCGTGAACAAGAAAAAAAAGCTGCACGGAAAACTGCACAGTTGCAACATATTCGTGAATCTGAGGAGAAGAAACACCAGCGTAACCTGCAAGTGGAGAAGATGAAGTCAGAGATGCTCAACCTACAAATCCAGCTTCACAGCATGAACTCGGTTACAAACTGCGGTGACTCTCCTGTCAGTGAAGGCCTAAGAAGGAGGAGAAGTACTTCTCTTAACTTGAATAATGATGCTGGGACCCCTGATAAAGAAGGTTTTCCCATGAAAAAGGAGCAGATAATTAGAGACACTTCTAACATTGAATTGCATGATTCTCCTGCAACAGGGAATCTGGAAAACCTTGTTGTGGATTCTATGAGAAATTCAATGCAGTCAAGTCATTGTGAGATCACTGAAATTGAAGAGGACGTTGCTGATGGTACAGCTTTTGATTCAGAGAAGAAAGAGAAGGATAAAGGAAAATCAAAGGATAACCCACTAATATCAGCAGTTCATCTGATAGGTGATGGTGTTTCCCAGGTACAGTCCATTGGAAATCAAGCAGTTAACAACCTTGTCAGCTTCTTAAATATTGACCAAGAGTCTGATATCCATGAGCACTCTCCTGAGGATGGGGTATATGATGAGATGGAGAGCCAGAAAACAAAGTATTCCAGTTTTCATCGTTCATCTTCCCTGCAGTCTGATATGAGTTCAGATGCCACAAGTCTGCAGTTAGGAAGGATCTTCCGTCACATATGGTCCCGCATGCGGTCCAATAATGATGTCGTCTGTTATTGTTGCTTTGTCATCGTCTTTTTGTGGAACTTCAGTTTGCTTTCTATGGTGTATCTGGCAGCTTTATTCTTGTATGCACTGTGTGTCAATTCTGGTCCAAGTTACATATTCTGGGTTGTCATGCTCATATACACAGAGGTCTATATTTTGCTTCTGTATCTATACCAGATTATTATCCAGCACTATGGCTTAGGTATTGCTTCAGAGCTACTGCATGAGTTGGGATTTCCTGGGCATAAACTCCCGTCTTCTTTTGTTGTCGGTTCTTTTCCCATTTTTCTTGTATACTTATTCACCCTCATCCAGAGCTCTATAACTGCAAAGGATGGCGAGTGGATGTCTTCTACAGACGTCAACCTCTATAGGAGGAATGCTTTCCATGGAAAAGAGGTTCCTGTTGGTTATAGCAGGACTGATAGGGCAAAGGACCTGCAGCACATACTTGAAAACTTCATAAAGTTGATATTTAGAAGCTTCTATAGGTACTGGGGATCACTGACACAGGGAGCAGAGTCCCCTCCTTACTTTCTTCAGGTATCTATGGATGTGTGCTCCTGGCCAGAGGATGGGATACAGCCGGAAAGGATTGAGTCTGGAGTAAACCAGTTGCTTAGACTCATCCATGATGAAAGATGTAAGGCAAAGGATCCTAAGCAATGCCCTTTGGCTAGCAGGGTGCATGTACAAAGCATTGAAAGGAGTCAAGAAAATGCAAATGTGGCCTTGGTCGTTTTTGAGGTGGTATATGCCTCTCCCATAACAGACTGTGCTTCGGCAGAATGGTACAAGTCGCTAACTCCAGCAGCTGATGTGGCAAAGGAGATTCATAATGCCCTGCATGCTGGCTATGTTGAAGAAATAGGATTCCCATACCCTATACTCTCTGTTATCGGGGGAGGCAAAAAGGACATTGATCTTTATGCCTATGTATTTGGTGCTGATCTAAGTGTTTTCTTTTTAGTGGCCATATTCTACCAGTATGTTATAAAAAATAAAAGTGACTTTCTTGACGTATACCAGCTTGAAGATCAATTTCCTAAAGAGTTTGTGTTCATCTTAATGGTTAGTTCTTCTATCATTTCTTTCTTACACTAACCAGTGATTTTTTTTTTTCATTTAAAATCCATTACATAACACATTTGCTCAACTAATGAACTTAAGTAATCATGTTGTCTTCGTGGTTTACTCTATGGAATATGGTATATGAAATAGATTGCATTTCTTATGTGTTAATAAGGCATATATGATGTTATCTAATTGCTAATAAATAAGTGGTTTTCATTGCAGATTATCTTTTTCTTGATTGTGCTTGACCGAATAATCTACCTCTGTTCATTTGCCACTGGAAAAGTGATATACTACCTTTTCAACCTCATCCTCTTCACATATTCAGTTACAAAGTATGCTTGGTATATGGAGCCTTCCCACCATGCCGGAGAATTAGCACTTCGTGCTATATTTCTTGCAAAATCAGTATCTCTGGCACTGCAAGCTATACAACTTAGACATGGAATTCCTCATAAAAGCACTTTGTACCGTCAATTTTTGACCAGTGAAATTTCACGAATTAATTACTTAGGATATCGACTATATCGTGCTCTGCCATTCCTTTATGAATTGAGATGTGCACTTGACTGGTCATGCACAACTACATCTTTGACCATGTATGATTGGCTGAAAGTAAGTTTCTAAATCTATAATATATGATTTGACCGGAGCATTTGCATGCTTTATATCTTAAACTAAATTGTGGCTTTCATTCAGCTGGAGGACATACATGCAAGCTTGTACCTTGTCAAATGTGATGCAGTCCTGAATAGAGCAACGCACAAACAAGGAGAAAAGCAAACACAAATGACCAAATGTTGCAATGGGATATGTCTGTTTTTCATATTGATTTGTGTCATTTGGGCTCCAATGCTGGTAAGTAAATTTGACAATATATGGATTCCCATATTCTTATCCTTACAGTAGTTGGGAAAAAATCATTGTGTTTAGCAGGCTTAATGAATGTAATCAATGGTTAATTGAATCATTGTATTCAAGGATAGGTGCATAGAACACACACACACACACACACACACACACACACACATATATATGAAGGATCTTAAACTATTTCCGACCTCCTAGCCCCTAGTCGTACAGTGTATAATTAGATTCATCAAGTCGCAAATGCTAAGAGAAAAGACAAAGCTCCAAATTGATGCATCCTTCCCCTTAGAAACTAACTACGTGCAATGAAAAATTTAGGGAAGTGAGTTATCTTTAAAGAATATCTGGAGAAACCATATACAGAAGTTTGACCAAGCATGAAATTGGTTCCTGTCACTGGTAATTGTTAACTCTCATAGTAGCTTTATCGAATAATGCATAAAAATCTGTTTTCTCTGCTCACAGATGTATAGCAGTGGTAACCCAACAAACATTGCAAATCCTATTAAAGATGCCAGTGTTCAAGTTGATATTAAGACAACGGGTGGAAGGTTGACCCTGTATCAGAGCACCCTCTGTGAAAAGATCGATTGGGATGATGTTAATTCTAATGTTAATCTTGATCCTCAAGGTTATTTGGAGCCATATAATAAGAAGGATGTCCAGTTGATATGCTGTGAAGCTGATGCAAGTGTTCTGTGGCTTGTTCCCGATGTCGTGCAGACCAGATTCATACGGTCCCTCGATTGGGAGAGCAACATGGCTATAAGATTTACTTGGGAACTTTCCAGGGAGAGACCCAAAGGCAAGGAAGTTGTGAAATATTACAGTTATCCTGGTTTTGAGGATCTTCCAGAACAATCAGATGTACAAAAGGTCCTGAATGGCTCTACCAACAGCTTCAGGATACACAATGTCTATCCAAGATACTTGCGTGTAACTGGTTCTGGTGATGTCAGGCCACTGGAAACAGGGGTACATACTCTCACTCTCACTCTGTATTTTTCACAGAATGCTTTATTAAGATTACTCAAATGTTGGTAATATACAGGAAATTTCCGTCACTGCAGACCTCGTTATAAATCGTGCTAGTTACCCATGGTGGTGGTCCTTCCTTGACATCAATTCATCAGATGTCAATGGATGCGGTGGTTTGAGAGGACCCATGGCCATTATTATGTCTGAAGAAACACCACCACGTAAGTTTACCAGACAGATTCTGTTTCAAATGCATATCTTGGTTTTCTGGTTTAGTGACCCATATTTTTGTTAAAATGATTTGTGTTTTTCATCTTGATGGTGTTGTTGACCTGCATGTTACTGTCATATCAATTCAGAGGGTATTCTCGGCGACACGCTAAGCAAGTTCAGCATCTGGGGTCTCTACATAACATTTGTTCTTGCTGTTGGCCGCTTTATCAGACTTCAGTGCTCTGACCTAAGAATGAGAATCCCTTATGAAAATCTTCCCTCCTGCGATAGGTAAGCAACCTTGATCGGAAACTTTGGTTCAAGTTTCATTTACAACCACTTCAGTTCCTATACAAACTTAATGTCAAATTTTCTTGGTTTTGTTGCAGGTTGTTGGCCATATGTGAGGATATTTATGCTGCCAGAGCTGAGGGTGAGCTTGGTATTGAAGAGATCCTTTACTGGACACTGGTGAAGATTTATAGATCACCACACATGCTTCTAGAGTACACGAAACCCGACTAGACCATACATCAAATTCTACGGTGCTCGGTTTAATGCTGATATTGGGTTTGCCCAACACCCCATTTATAGACCTCGGTGATACTGAAACCCGGTCGATGTGGAAGGAATACGAAACACAATACTTTTGTAGCCATGGAAAGCTCTGGCAGTGATGTATCTTGTCTTCCTCCAGCCAACATCTCATAGTTTAGCGTACCTTTTGCCCAATCAAAGGGGACAAGAGCGGTTACATGTGTACATGTATTTCAAAACGACTCTGGTTATGTAAATAGTTCCATACAAGTTTAATCAAGGTCGTCATATAGTTTTCAAGGAAAATGTCTTGTAAATATACATCAGTTGGGAGACTATGAGCAAGGGAATTGTTGCAGTCAGCTTAGTTGCTCACTCGCATGACTTGTCATGATCCCCAAAGAATAGAAAGGATCAATTTTGATACTTTTGTTGAGTGCTTAGATTAATCGACGGGGGTGATACTTGTATAAACCATACATTCTAATGGAGCTTTAAAATGAGCACAAGAAATAACGAACTCAAGGTGGACATGTCAATATGTCATTGATCCATCTCATAATTTTAAGAGCATCATATTATCGTTA
The window above is part of the Fragaria vesca subsp. vesca linkage group LG2, FraVesHawaii_1.0, whole genome shotgun sequence genome. Proteins encoded here:
- the LOC101301158 gene encoding uncharacterized protein LOC101301158; protein product: MGRFVGTFLLPLLLLAAACIHWSLISLVDLIAFLLIVYHAPKIGFHFGRRLLFLWFIIIFSLFVIFSEVLYLVIWAIEGNIWSIAQAWWGKLIGFLIAESWKSPSVVYFLVLQLSIVAVSLVDLYGNRFGLSSSYDSCWGQFSSTVDRLEGSHLRVASCLLLPAIQLVVGISHPSWVSLPFFIGSCVGLVDWSLTSNFLGLFRWWRPFHLYAGFNIVLLYLYQLPVEFPVMLQWVADFIGLFKITSGSQWTEVCSSFSLVLFYIMLACVKCDLEEMDFILSMKENNLMEHLLPSKHSFFIRQSRSGARHTNVLLTGAVFRTFSINFFTYGFPVSLVALSFWSFHFASVCAFALLAYVGYVIYAFPSLFRLHRLNGLLLVFILLWAVSTYIFNVAFTFLNWKIGKVGLGILVALGNLVNNSVFLCLSDEEGRSSNENSIIEGEGETKVLIVATIAWGLRKCSRPIMLVLIFLIAMKPGFIHAVYVMFFLIYLLSHNINRKLRQSLILLCEVHFALLYIIQINPISNSLEQEGSLSAEVLLQLGLLEKESSWDFLEIALLACFCAIHNHGFEMLFSFSAIVQHTPSLPFGFSILKAGLNKSVLLSVYASSSTNYSHDNPSYERRIALFLSAIGQKFLSMYRSCGTYIAFLTILVSVYLMRPNYISFGYIFLLLVWIIGRQLVERTKKRLWFPLKAYSIMVFIFIYSLSSFPSIEAWLSRLIDLKFYLGYESKASCLENVWESLAVLIVMQLYSYERRQSRYNRSDGPDLTEFGVLGFVKRFLIWHSNKILFIAFFYASLSPISASSFLYLLGLVICSTLPKASRIPSKSFLAYTGFLVTAEYLFQMLGSQAAMFPGQKHYNISLLLGFREFKPGFWGLESGLRGKVLVIAACTLQYNVFHWLERMPSTILSKGMGEPCPLFLSAEDTNISATIPSEDNRPSTSFSVKQEGARSHSWPFFSPSLLHSHNPSSPKAGTSKGSSSGKYSFGYIWGSTKESHKWNKKRILALQKERFETQKLISKIYIKFWLENMFNLFGLEINMIALLLASFALLNAISMLYIALLAACIILNRQIIRKLWPTFVFLFASILILEYFAIWKSTWPPNHPDATNPCCHDCWNNSTMYFSYCMYCWLGLNVDDPRMLISYFIVFMLACFKLRADHLSSFSGSSTYREMISQCKNTFVWRDLSFETKSMWTFLDYVRLYCYCHLLDLVLALVLITGTIEYDILHLGYLAFALVFFRVRLEILKKRNKMFKYLRIYNFALIVLSLAYQSPFVGCSGKCENVDYMFEMIGFYKYDYGFKITARSALVEIIIFMLVSLQSYMFSSKEFDHVSRYLEAEQIGMIVREQEKKAARKTAQLQHIRESEEKKHQRNLQVEKMKSEMLNLQIQLHSMNSVTNCGDSPVSEGLRRRRSTSLNLNNDAGTPDKEGFPMKKEQIIRDTSNIELHDSPATGNLENLVVDSMRNSMQSSHCEITEIEEDVADGTAFDSEKKEKDKGKSKDNPLISAVHLIGDGVSQVQSIGNQAVNNLVSFLNIDQESDIHEHSPEDGVYDEMESQKTKYSSFHRSSSLQSDMSSDATSLQLGRIFRHIWSRMRSNNDVVCYCCFVIVFLWNFSLLSMVYLAALFLYALCVNSGPSYIFWVVMLIYTEVYILLLYLYQIIIQHYGLGIASELLHELGFPGHKLPSSFVVGSFPIFLVYLFTLIQSSITAKDGEWMSSTDVNLYRRNAFHGKEVPVGYSRTDRAKDLQHILENFIKLIFRSFYRYWGSLTQGAESPPYFLQVSMDVCSWPEDGIQPERIESGVNQLLRLIHDERCKAKDPKQCPLASRVHVQSIERSQENANVALVVFEVVYASPITDCASAEWYKSLTPAADVAKEIHNALHAGYVEEIGFPYPILSVIGGGKKDIDLYAYVFGADLSVFFLVAIFYQYVIKNKSDFLDVYQLEDQFPKEFVFILMIIFFLIVLDRIIYLCSFATGKVIYYLFNLILFTYSVTKYAWYMEPSHHAGELALRAIFLAKSVSLALQAIQLRHGIPHKSTLYRQFLTSEISRINYLGYRLYRALPFLYELRCALDWSCTTTSLTMYDWLKLEDIHASLYLVKCDAVLNRATHKQGEKQTQMTKCCNGICLFFILICVIWAPMLMYSSGNPTNIANPIKDASVQVDIKTTGGRLTLYQSTLCEKIDWDDVNSNVNLDPQGYLEPYNKKDVQLICCEADASVLWLVPDVVQTRFIRSLDWESNMAIRFTWELSRERPKGKEVVKYYSYPGFEDLPEQSDVQKVLNGSTNSFRIHNVYPRYLRVTGSGDVRPLETGEISVTADLVINRASYPWWWSFLDINSSDVNGCGGLRGPMAIIMSEETPPQGILGDTLSKFSIWGLYITFVLAVGRFIRLQCSDLRMRIPYENLPSCDRLLAICEDIYAARAEGELGIEEILYWTLVKIYRSPHMLLEYTKPD